Genomic segment of Gloeocapsa sp. PCC 7428:
TCGTCTGATTGACTGGGAACGATCTGGTTGGGGCGATCCGGCGTTTGATTTAGGGGCGCTGATGGCAAGTTATCTTGTACTATGGCTAACGAGCTTGGTTGTGAGTAAATCAATTGGCATCGAAGAAGCTTTGCGTTTAGCGATGACGCCGCTGGAAGTCTTGCAGCCTTCACTTGTTGCGTTGATGCGTAGTTACTGCGATCGCTTTCCAGAAATTTTTGAACTGCGTCCTGAGTTTCTCCAACGGATGATGCAATTTTCTGGGTTGAATTTGATCAAAGCAATTCAATCGATGCTGCAATATCAGAAATCTTTTGGTAATACAGGAATTTGTTTATTACAGGTAGCCAAGACTTTACTATGTCGTCCTGAAGCATCCATCCGAACTATTTTTGGCATGGAAGAATCAGAACTGACTTGCCTTGTTCGTTCCACTTAATTATTAATTGTAGGCACAATATGCTGTTGTTGGATTCGCTGCATCAATTAGTAGACGAGCGATTACGAACTTCCTTACAAGATATTGTTAACAATATTCATATCGAATCTAACTTTTGTATTCGCCATCCCCATTACAAACCCTTACAACTTCCTACTGAAGCCGTAGAGAGATTCGAGCGATTACCGAATAGCCTGCAAATGAAATACCTCAATTTGCAGCTACAAAATTTCCTCTATGGCATTTATTACAACGGCTTTTTGCAAACAGCGCTTGCTCCTACTGAGGATAGTAAAACACCACAACATCGCGAAAATAATACCTTTTTGGGTGTAGACCTCGCATTTTATGAGCGATTGCACGACAGTAACAACGGCGAAGGCTATTTCGATCCTGGTTGGCTGGTAGTAAGACACGACGATGATGACTTCGTTGTCACCAAAGGTGGATTAAATTTGTGGGTGAGCGATCGCCATCTGCAACCGGAAGCAGTGCCATCGATTGGTGAAGAAATCGCGATTCGTTTACCTCGCAATCGGGTACAAAACGGCTTCTATATGGCGGTGGGTAATGCAGGTTCTCCGAGTGATGACGAGCAACTGACGCGGATTTATTTTAATTTCGGCCCAGAAGGTGCGGTTGCTGTTATGGATAGCTTGACGCGGCGACTTAACGAAATTGCTCTACCTTTTCTATTCAAGGTTCTCTACGATCCTGCGTACTACAAGCGCTACGACGCGGGGGTACTGTATTTCGCGAAAATTCACTACGCAGCTATTCGACGGGTACTACAGCAAGTTTATGCTGAAAACCAAGCGCATTTTCGCGCCCAAGTTCCATTGTTTACGAAGTTTTTAGCACCAGGACTCGCGATCGCTGAAGAACCAGATTTGAAATTTGCCGAACAAGAAAGTTTTGGCATGAATCGCTGCCAACTCGTTGCGAGTGGCTTGCTAGAAGCAAAAGAAGACAATGACGAGTCTCCAGAAAGGCGTATGAAAGCAATTTTGCAACAGTTTTCCTCGTTAGGGTTGGAACTGAATCGTTCTTACCTCAATGCAAATTCTGAAGACATTTATACTCCGCTACAGTTATGAAGATTACCGATCTCACCGCCCCCACACCCACACAAGATGTTATTCCTGTGAGGAAGCAATTTGCCAATTCTGATCTACCTTTTTATCGTCCCCTCGGTCGCACAAACTTAATGGTAAGTTGCCTAGGCTTGGGAGGTGGCGGACAGATTTCGAGTGAAGATACGCTTTATGCGTTTGACCAGGGAATCAATTTCTTTTTCTACTCTAGCGACCTCCACCACTATCTTTATAGTTCAATGGCGGGGGCGTTACGTCAATTATGCGGACGCAAATCCGCAGTGCGCGAGCAAGTGGTGCTTGCAACGGTATCGTACATTGTGAAAACTCCAGAGGCGATTTTCTCTTCGCTTTACGATCAATTTGTTGATTTGGGTATTGACTACATCGATATCTTTTTTTGGGGTTGGATTGGTGCAGATAATGCGGGTGATTTGCAAAACTGCTTGAGTGCTTCTAACGATCTGCGCGGTTCCAATACCGTATGTCAGCGCACGATGGAAAGAATATTTGGTACTTCAGAGCGCCTTAAGAAAATGGGTGCAGTTCGCTATATTGGTGCGTCTTTCCACGATCATCATTTAGCGCGTCAGTGGCTCAACAATCCGCTATTAGATGTGGTGATGGTACGGCATAATGTCGCTCATCGTACTGCCCAACAAGAGGTTTTCGCAAAGCTCGATCCTCACGACTCGCGGCGTTCAGGAATTGTCACGTTTAAATCGGCTGGAATGCACAATTTTCTGGGAGATCCACCTGTCGGTTTACCACCAGGATGCTGGCGACCAAAAGTTCCTGATTTGTATCGCTATTCGCTAAGTCAAAACTGTGTTGATGTGTGTTTGACAGGGTTAACACGGCGCGAAGAAGTGGATGCAGCGATCGCCAATGTGCAACAAGGTAAGCTCTCGGCTACAGAACTCGACTATCTCGCGCTGTATGGTGATTTGCATCGCAATCGCGTCAAAGTGCAAGATGTTCCGGCTGAACGCTGGTATCAGCCAACGCTTGCAGCAGCTTTGTAAATTGATTGAGGTAAAGCTATGTCGGAAACTTTAGAAATCGACCAACTTGTTCTACCCACAATTGCTCGTGCAACTGATGCAGAGATTACGACCTACCTCCGTCGTTCGGGTAAATTTGCTGAAATTGCTGCTTTAGCTGAACGCGATGCTTTTATTTTACAGCTTTGCGCGCAGTACGAAGTGACCGTTGCAGATGAAGAATGGCAAGCGGCTGGTGATGTTTTTCGCACCGAACACAAAATTCTAGGCGTTGCAGAAACTTATGCATGGTTAGCGCGCCAACGGATAAGTGTCGAAGATTGGTCTGAGGGAATTAAAATTAGGCTTCTAGCGAAGAAGTTGAAAGCGGAGCTTTTTGGAGAAGTTGTCGATAGTTATTACTTCCAAAATCGAGAGGAATATCAGCGGGTTGCGCTGTCACAAATTCTTGTGCTTGATTTAACGATCGCGATGAAACTAGCCAAGGCGTTGCGCGAGGAACAAGCTTCCTTCTGTGCTTTGGCGTTGGAGTACTCGAAGGGAAAACAATCGCAAGAAAATGGCGGGTTTGCGGGAGTGCGCTTTTTAACGGAATTGTTGCCAGAAATTTCCCAGGCGATCGCAAATGCTAAAGAAGGTGAAATTATTGGTCCAATTCATACAAAACTCGGCTATCACATTCTTCGAGTTGAAAAAAGATTTCCTCCAGAACTTAGCGAAGCAGTGCGAGAGCAAATTTTAGATACGTTATTTGAACTTTGGATTCAGGAAAACAGTAAAGCTTCTCATGCTTGACGACTCCCCTGTTACCTACTTGTCTTAACCTCAAAGCAAATCGTTATTAGGAGTGCATCCAATGTCTTGTCTAAAAATCTCCGATCTATCTCCTACTGGTTTAGAACTATTCCAGGATGCTGAAAATTTTTTGAATGAATTAAGCGATCGCGAAATAGAAAACATTACAGGTGGCTTTTTCAGTTTTTTTACAGATGAATTCCTGCCAATCCCCAGTGACTTAGTGCTTAAAACTGTAGTAAAAACACGAGTTGTTTCTGTGGTAACTAAATCAGTTCAGGTAAAAACCAAAGGTATCAAAACCTTTGGAGTCTCGCATACGCACAAAACCATCGTTACTATTAAACGCTAAAGCCACATCAAATCACTTATGATTTTACCGAATCATCCTTTACAACTGGAAATTAATTTCTACCTTTGCAATCTGTTGCTTAAGCCACTCCGAAAATAAATCAGAAAGAATTTTATAACGTAGTTCATCGTCTAATTGCGGTTGAATAATTTCCTCAACGAAGATCAGATGAACTCCTTTTGAGGTAATAATTGGTTTGAGGAGTTGTGGTGGAGATGCAGCAAATACCGCAGCAGAAATCTCAGGTTTTAAATCTTTCCTGTGGAGAATCCCACGATATCCACCACAGCGCCTTAGTTCAGATTCCTCTATATATTGACTGGCCACGTCAGCAAAACTTATTTCTTTTTCGGTAATAGCATAGAAGAGTTCCAATGCTAAATCTTGATCGTTCAATATAACTTCATATAATACTACACTAGCATAATCAAGTTGATGCTCAACAAAAACAGGTTCAACGCTATCTGCAAATAGATATTGCGCTAGTTTTGCAGAAATAACATTTGTATAAACTATTTCCTCAAAATCATCGACAGATATATGATGTTGCTCTAACCATTTCCAAGTATCCTCTGCGTGATGAAGCTCATTGAGAATCCGCAGGTTATCTGCCCCTTGTTGTAACTCTTCTTGTGTTGCTACGATACCTTTTTCTGCTGCCATCAGAGCAATAATTTTTCGATTCATAATTCCTTCAATAATTGTAGGAAGTTGACACGTCAGCTTGATTTCATGCAGGATATTGCTAGGAGTAATGTTAATGGTGGTTAACATGATTTAGGCCTTAAATGAAATAGTAAATTTTGTGATACTCAGATATTTTTTTAGGTTATGTCCGATGCAGTATATTTATAATTCTAAATACTAGAATTATAAATTACACTACTTAATTGTGTTGCTTTAATTGCACAAAATTACCTTGTTAGAGTTCCAAACCACCAACTTGTAATTTCTTGAAAGGATCGAGAATAAAGTCTATAACTCGGCGCTGTCGAATGATAACTTCAGCAGTTGCTGTCTGACCTGGAGTTAAAGGAATACGTTTATGAGTTGTTTGAATATAAGGCTGAGGAACTGTAATTTCTAGTTTGTATGTATCTACCTGACCTTGAATTGTTTCTTTACTTTGTGAATCAGGTGATACCCAAATTAAAAAGCCAGGTACTATCCCATAATCCTGAAAAGGATAAGCATCAAATTTGATTTTGACAGGTAATCCAGGACGAAGAAAACCGCTTTGCTGACTAGACATTTCGGCTTTCAGAACAAGAGTAGTACCACTAGGTGCAATTTGAGCGATCGTTTGCCCTGTTTGGACTACAGCACCTGCGCGTTGAATAGGTAACTGAAAAATGATGCCATCAATGGGGGCGTGTAAAATATGCTGTTGTAGTCGTAACAGTAACGATGAAATTTGATTTTTAGTTTGGGCAATATCTGCTTTTAAATCGATGATTTGTGTTTGAATTTCTTTGATTTGTCTTTCACTTTCTAAAATTGCTAATTCACCAGCACGCAAATTACTTTCGTAAGTACTCTGCTGTTTTTCAAGTTCAGCTTTAGCTTGTTCGATATCTGATTGTGCTTTTTTTAAACGCTGCTCGTTTTCAATCATAGTTCGTTCCGCCATGTCTACTTGTACTCCAGAAATGATGCCTTCTCTTTGGAGTCGTCGATAGCGTTGCACTGTATCTCGGTCTTTACTTAATAATTGGTGTGCGGCTTGTGCAGCTTCTTGATTAAAATTCTGCTGTTGGCGAATTTGAGTAGTTTGTGCGAGTTGTGCTGAGGCTTGTGCTTGATTTTGTAGTCGTTGTGTACGGATACTGATTGCTAGTTGATTTTTAATAAGTTGTAACTGTGGTAAACGATTTTGCTGTCCTTCTAATTTTGCTCTCGCTTGTTGAAGTTCGGTTAAAATTGCCTCGGATTCTAAAACTAATAAACTTTGCCCAGCTTTAACAGTTTGACCTTCTTCAACATTAATTGCTGCAACAGTACCGCCAACAGGGACATCAAGTCTTACGATTTTTCCTTTGGGTTCTAGGCGTCCTCTAGCACTACCAGTTTCATCAACTTTAGCTAGCATTGTCCAAGGTAAAAGAATGACAGCAAACATTAACAAGAAATACAGTAATCCTCGCGTCCAAACTCTTGGTAAGGTATCGATTAATTCTTGTGTGGGATAAGACCAATTTTCGCTTTGGTTAGGCATTGGTAATAGTTCAATTTTTTGAGGAGGTAAGGCTTGCTTTACCTGTTGAATTTTGAGTAAAGCTTGTTGACGAACTATAACTACGCATAGTAGTAATTATTTTGTTTAATAAATAATCTTCTACATCGTGGCTAGTGAATAAGATGCAAGATTAAGTGGGGTTTTAATTGCAAAGCTAAGAAGTAATTCCTGTGATTTGTTGCTGATTGAGGTAGAAATATTGACCGCGTTTTGTCATGAGTTCTTCGTGCGTGCCACTTTCAACTAATACTCCTCGATCTAAGACTAAAATCTTGTTAGCTTGGCGCACGGTAGAGAGACGATGGGCGATAATTATTGTTGTGCGTCCTTGTAAAAGAGTACTGAGGTTATTTTGAATAATTCGCTCAGATTCGGCATCAAGATGACTTGTTGCTTCATCGAGAACAAGGACGTGGGGATTCCCAAGAAAAGCGCGGGCGATCGCAATTCTTTGGCGTTGTCCTCCAGACAGCATTCCACCACCCTCACCAATTTTAGTTTCATAACCCATTGGTAGTTCTTGAATAAACTGATCCGCACCTGCAAGCTTCGCGGCTTGGCGAATATCCTCTGGAGACGCTTCGGGATGTCCAAGGCTAATATTTTCCCAAATCGTACCGCCAAAGAGAAACGTATCTTGATCGACAACACCAATCTGCTGACGGAGCGATCGCAGCGCTACACTCGTAATATCGTAACCATCGATCAAAATCTTGCCTTCGGTGGGTGGATAAAGCCCTAAAACTAAC
This window contains:
- a CDS encoding peptidylprolyl isomerase; amino-acid sequence: MSETLEIDQLVLPTIARATDAEITTYLRRSGKFAEIAALAERDAFILQLCAQYEVTVADEEWQAAGDVFRTEHKILGVAETYAWLARQRISVEDWSEGIKIRLLAKKLKAELFGEVVDSYYFQNREEYQRVALSQILVLDLTIAMKLAKALREEQASFCALALEYSKGKQSQENGGFAGVRFLTELLPEISQAIANAKEGEIIGPIHTKLGYHILRVEKRFPPELSEAVREQILDTLFELWIQENSKASHA
- a CDS encoding peptidylprolyl isomerase, which codes for MLTTINITPSNILHEIKLTCQLPTIIEGIMNRKIIALMAAEKGIVATQEELQQGADNLRILNELHHAEDTWKWLEQHHISVDDFEEIVYTNVISAKLAQYLFADSVEPVFVEHQLDYASVVLYEVILNDQDLALELFYAITEKEISFADVASQYIEESELRRCGGYRGILHRKDLKPEISAAVFAASPPQLLKPIITSKGVHLIFVEEIIQPQLDDELRYKILSDLFSEWLKQQIAKVEINFQL
- a CDS encoding aldo/keto reductase, with the protein product MKITDLTAPTPTQDVIPVRKQFANSDLPFYRPLGRTNLMVSCLGLGGGGQISSEDTLYAFDQGINFFFYSSDLHHYLYSSMAGALRQLCGRKSAVREQVVLATVSYIVKTPEAIFSSLYDQFVDLGIDYIDIFFWGWIGADNAGDLQNCLSASNDLRGSNTVCQRTMERIFGTSERLKKMGAVRYIGASFHDHHLARQWLNNPLLDVVMVRHNVAHRTAQQEVFAKLDPHDSRRSGIVTFKSAGMHNFLGDPPVGLPPGCWRPKVPDLYRYSLSQNCVDVCLTGLTRREEVDAAIANVQQGKLSATELDYLALYGDLHRNRVKVQDVPAERWYQPTLAAAL
- a CDS encoding T3SS effector HopA1 family protein; translated protein: MLLLDSLHQLVDERLRTSLQDIVNNIHIESNFCIRHPHYKPLQLPTEAVERFERLPNSLQMKYLNLQLQNFLYGIYYNGFLQTALAPTEDSKTPQHRENNTFLGVDLAFYERLHDSNNGEGYFDPGWLVVRHDDDDFVVTKGGLNLWVSDRHLQPEAVPSIGEEIAIRLPRNRVQNGFYMAVGNAGSPSDDEQLTRIYFNFGPEGAVAVMDSLTRRLNEIALPFLFKVLYDPAYYKRYDAGVLYFAKIHYAAIRRVLQQVYAENQAHFRAQVPLFTKFLAPGLAIAEEPDLKFAEQESFGMNRCQLVASGLLEAKEDNDESPERRMKAILQQFSSLGLELNRSYLNANSEDIYTPLQL
- a CDS encoding HlyD family efflux transporter periplasmic adaptor subunit gives rise to the protein MPNQSENWSYPTQELIDTLPRVWTRGLLYFLLMFAVILLPWTMLAKVDETGSARGRLEPKGKIVRLDVPVGGTVAAINVEEGQTVKAGQSLLVLESEAILTELQQARAKLEGQQNRLPQLQLIKNQLAISIRTQRLQNQAQASAQLAQTTQIRQQQNFNQEAAQAAHQLLSKDRDTVQRYRRLQREGIISGVQVDMAERTMIENEQRLKKAQSDIEQAKAELEKQQSTYESNLRAGELAILESERQIKEIQTQIIDLKADIAQTKNQISSLLLRLQQHILHAPIDGIIFQLPIQRAGAVVQTGQTIAQIAPSGTTLVLKAEMSSQQSGFLRPGLPVKIKFDAYPFQDYGIVPGFLIWVSPDSQSKETIQGQVDTYKLEITVPQPYIQTTHKRIPLTPGQTATAEVIIRQRRVIDFILDPFKKLQVGGLEL